The following DNA comes from Naumovozyma dairenensis CBS 421 chromosome 4, complete genome.
TTGAAGCAAACCAAAGAAGAACTGTCCATTTTAGATTCCATATTAAATGGAGATATTAACTCACTGGAGCTTGAATTTACAGAATCAGAAGAAGTAGTCAAACCAAGTTGCCGGTTCATATTTGATTACACCTTATTAAAACTTcagaatttgaatatagATTTTGAAGTGAATATGGAAAGTTGTCATCATAGCGAATACGATACtggaaagaaaaaattaatcaaCCTAtgtcaagaaaaattggaatcgaaatttgaattattaaaggaCTCTCTACTTTTTGAATCAGATCCATGGTTTGGTACTAGATCGTTTACATTACTTTATCGAAGGCATGAACGAAAATTACGAGAGAATATTGAGAAAATCGTTGGCATTTATTTTACATCTCTTTTGAAGCAATTCTCGTTACCTGAACGGGAAGTTTTAATAGATGAGATTCCTTCAAAACGATATATAATTGTTGATAGATTTCTTATTGATATAGTTGGAAAACGAGTTGTTGATCCAATGGATCATGAACTGCTTAAAGAAATGACTTACCGTGAAAGAGAGATCACTTTTGGTAAAGGACTCTACGATTGGAATCTCctattatttaatgaagatCCAATACCGACTTTTTCAACTATTCTGTTCAATTTGGTTGAATATTCAAGTTCTCAAATTCTATGGGACAGATATGGGGATATTCATTTACAGCCTACAATGATAAATGCCAATGGTTCAAACGTTCAAATAAGGAGGACTGTAGCAATCGATCTTAAGGAGAATGGAATACGATATATTTACGAAGCTAAACCAAATGATTTCGATATTGTTAGTAAAGGTCTTCCAATAACAGACGAAACACATATCCCTAAGAATCCTTCTATAGAACAAGGTTTGGAAAACATGAACAAGTTCTGTTCATTACAGAATGTGCATGAGTCGTTTCGCAGTTTAGTTTTTCCGGATGAAAAGAATGGTAGCTCAACTGATGAATGATCTAATGTGTGAACGTTAGTACCATACTATATAATACTATTGCCTTGCTCAGGAAATTATGCGACCTTTAAATTTTCTCTGGTGAATGAGCATACAATTACAGAAGTGATCTAATGGCAAATAGAAGgtattatattcattacaAATCTTCTAGTTGCAgttacatatatatagatccacttatgtatatataatttaaacagtaagaaatttttttgtgCTACGTTTTTGGTACTATCGTTATAGGCTTTCAAGCTATTCAGAATATGGTATTACGTACTAATTAAGTATAAACTACATAGTATTTAAGCATCTGAAATCTTGGTGATTAGTTTCCCTTTATTTAAACCCTTGAAGAGACCGTTCCAAATCAATGG
Coding sequences within:
- the NDAI0D05070 gene encoding uncharacterized protein — protein: MYMLNTRYTFINGWIVDLENGKIINPDLKTYKPLKKLLGDLQYWNWDEYFKQSDHCQLYCDDSSVLFGLIEMEDYNFLRMKDHTITREKESIWNRNRNRNRNRIVDIIEVQAHKISISNHKVVYLHYHPITEGQLPYCRDNFFEPSKIRHQLINVADESFLEIDGFLVNLISRQLSSMHSKTLRAFLSLENWLSLKSVANANSLEKLQNMTSNYIFTERKSIFHVLEGHVYVNFRLVNDHFVCQKCDDEEATHIAHRVSFNHSNGSKIKYVVYQEELPGKELFDYGPILKQTKEELSILDSILNGDINSLELEFTESEEVVKPSCRFIFDYTLLKLQNLNIDFEVNMESCHHSEYDTGKKKLINLCQEKLESKFELLKDSLLFESDPWFGTRSFTLLYRRHERKLRENIEKIVGIYFTSLLKQFSLPEREVLIDEIPSKRYIIVDRFLIDIVGKRVVDPMDHELLKEMTYREREITFGKGLYDWNLLLFNEDPIPTFSTILFNLVEYSSSQILWDRYGDIHLQPTMINANGSNVQIRRTVAIDLKENGIRYIYEAKPNDFDIVSKGLPITDETHIPKNPSIEQGLENMNKFCSLQNVHESFRSLVFPDEKNGSSTDE